A segment of the Anopheles cruzii chromosome 2, idAnoCruzAS_RS32_06, whole genome shotgun sequence genome:
CGTCCAAAAAGCTAATTAGCTGACCGTTGAATTGATCCGCGGCTGAGGCACCGCGGTtagtggctggctgggtgctGGCAGTGAAATGTGGTTCTATGCTTACCGGCCGGACTAGCGGCGCGAGCGGCCTGAGAAAACACGACGAACTAATTGGACTTCCCGAAAGGTGTTAGTTGTTGGTTCGCGTTCTCATAGCAAAACCGGCTCCCGGTGGACTACAAGCACCATACAGATCCCGGCCAAGTTTTGGGCGGCCAACGGTCAGTAGTGTCAGTGTCGGCGCCAGCTAATTGCAAACATCAACAGCCCTGCGCTGAAGCGTGTGCGGAAAACGTGTGCGGTACACGTTCGAAGCGTGTTCCAGGGCCGCGGGCCAGCCGGCCGAATCGAGTTCGAGTTCTATTACACAAGTCGGCGACAGCGCATCCTGTAAAATGCCCAGTGCGGTGTCCTGTTGTTCCTTCAGCTCCGGCGAACCGGACCGCGCCGATGGTCACCGATATCCGTACGGTTCGGACAGTGCCAACGTGACAGGTAAGAACTGGATAGTGTAAAGCGGTTAGTGAAGAAGAACCTGTTAGCGGCCACGAAGCCGACACTACACCGTCAAATGAATTGGTAATCGTGTGCCCTGTGACAAGCAGAACCCACACTTTCGCCGTAAACCTTCCTTTTCGTTCTACTTTTCAACCTTCAACCACGCGGAGCCGGCAATTCCTCTTGGCTTGAGGCCTGCTGGAGCGAGGGAGCTGATTAGAAACTTGTTAAACCGAACCTAGCCTAAGCCCGACACGGGCCACCTTACGATTCTCGTTATCCAATAAATTCCAACTCCACCGGTCTCCAACGGGTGCTGGGAATTGGGGAACGAGATAATCGGCCGCTCGTCGCAAGTCTCGCATCCGTCTCTAGGTCAGAGCGGCGTGCGACTTTCCCGGTCACAAACCAATTCCCGCTGTCGTACGACGGTCGGATGCACTCTGATGACGCCGAAACCTCACCACTTGGCCCCAGTGTGGCCCCGATGTAGTCAGCGAAATTAGTACCGGTTCCAGTTGCAACTGTCAGAGTCAGTCGGGGGGTCGTCAGGTGCCCCTGAAAGTCGGtcaaccgccaccgaccgccgacggccGATGCAGAGTCATCATAATCCCAACACGCGCACGCCAAACGGCATCTTGCAGTCGCCAAGACGACGGCCGGCCCCGGTAGCGTCTTGTTCGGCTCGGCGGTGAGAATGCAAATTTAACGCCACATTGCGCCACGACAACATGTATCGTCGCAGCGGTCTGAGTCCAGTCCAATTGATCTTCCTTGGGTCTTGGGCCCAACCCATAGGGGGCCCTGGGCTGTAAGCACCGGACCCGGCATATGTTGGTCATTATCTCATCGACTGGCGATTGGCTTCGATTTCGAATGGAGTGCTTCGAATTCGTGTGCGGTGACCACTATTTGAAAACTGGGGACGGCTGGGAACCGTTCAGAAAGAAACTAAATTGTGAACAAAAATTAATGATTCAAAGCAAAACTTTATCATGTAACGAAAAAGGGAGACGAAACAGAAATTAAAAACACTTAGAAAATCGGCCATTTAACGATGATTCTTCAGGGTGATACTTCAAGTGTTTCGGATTTAAATGCACTAATTTCttcacgtttaaaacgtcatacttcattctggaaattgtcACCTTTTAGTAAaagtttgtttagttttgttgAACAAATCTAAAATAATTGGTTACAAATGTAGCATTCTTAATTGAGATTTATCTGCAAATTATCACAAAAAGTACACATTATGTAAGCTATTCCGGTACCGTCGTCGTTCGCAAAATTCCAACACAACAACACTCTCCACAGGGCCCTGATCGAAACTTAATCGGCAAAGTAAGAAAAACCTTCATTGTGTGATCgaaattaacacaaaattacttttccttccaccgaaaaaaaagttacCAACGGCTCGCTGACGACTAAATAATGCGCCATTTTGCTAGCCGTAATGAACGACTAATTCATCTGCCCGTTGCGGCCCTTTTCGCCCGGTCGGTCCAAGAACGGAAACGGTGGTGGGCGTCGTTCCGGTGGTCGATAAAGTTCTTCCTCCGCGCGCGGAACGGGTTACTAAcggaacaaacggaacggacgtAAATCAACAGATGTCGGCGATTCATCAgccatttccgttttttttacgACGATAGACGAAAGGACACCAATTATCCCGTTTCTTGTCTGTTGCTCCAActgggacggacggaccgacaACTACGACAACGTGGTGGAGTTGCAATAgttgcaaaagtttgcccACCAGACCAAATGAACAACGGCCGGCATCCTGGGAGTAGCTCGCAAAGAATGATTCCTTTCTGGGGCTCGACTTCCCTCCGTTTCGCTCGATTATCTTTTCACCTAGCGATCCTGTTGCAATCCAACCGGGCTCGAGACTTTTACCCAGTTTTCGGACACCATTCAACCAGCCGCCGAACAGCCACGtcgccccgaaaaaggactGTGCACACCGGCTGCATGTCCCGGATGTAAGTTTGGTTGTAATTAAAAGCTCATCCCCCCCGCCGACactccggtccgtccgtccgtttgaTCCTTCCTTGGTTGGCCAGCGAAAAACGAAGAGAAGCAAACCTCGCTCACACGAGCATCCTCTGCTAGGGCACCGGAGGACGCTGCGAATATTGAAAAGAATAAATTTGGTCCGTTTTGGGCGGAAAAGGGACGTCTGGGTGAGCATGAATCTCGCCGAAACGGGAGTTCGCACCCGGATGCCGGACCGATCGATAGACCTGCACGACTTCTAGCCGCAGGTCAGCGGCTAATGGGATGCTCGCTTCTGCTGGCCCGTCGTTGGTGGGCCAgcaacaagcaaaaaaaaacaaggacatCTTCTGTAATTCGacatccgccaccgccccggTAACCGGTAGCTTGCGCACCGGCCGACGACAAAATATGGCTTTTAATTAGAGCCACACCCGGACACGTCGGAAGCGGTCGTTGTCGGTGGACGTTTATGTAGATTTAGCGGCGCTCGGGACAGAAGGCATTCGGTTTGGTACGGATTGAGGGGCCGCAAGGGTATCGGGAAGGACGAATTATATGTTCGGTCAGCGACGTACGAAATGTCGAGCCAATAAGCATCGAGTGACCCGGCCTTTGAAGTAACGTAAAAAGAACCGTGTGCTGTGCAGGACGGTGTCACTTTTAGAGGTAACATTCTTCACTCAATTTGATGTTGATTAATATTCGCGCCACGGTTGCGGCGGGTTTAATGTTGTGTGAATCCGTAATACGATTAGTCGCTCAAATTGATTCATCTCCCAGAGCGCCATGCATCTTCCTGGAAGGTTTTGTGCGGGGCGCGTTCACTGGCCGCACGCTCGAGAAAAGTGTTTCCAATTCCGGCCCAAATTGTGACCACTTGAGTGACCCGAAGATATTTGACGATTCCACACGATTTGACGATCTTGATGATGAACGATTGTGAACGACAGTGGAACGACCGATCGATTAATCAATCGTGGAGCGTAATTTCAATAACTGAAACTAGGAAGAAATTAATGCTTAAATCTTACTTTCCGGTCCACTTCGGCCACGAACCAGAGAAGCACTATGGGTGCTACAAGGCGGGCATCTTCTTCGCGCTGGCCatcatcctgctgctgctcgtcggtTGCGTTCCCGTCTTTCTGCTCGCCGCCAACAGCAACCTGATGCTGCTGATCCTGCTCGTAACGCTCGCCGTGATCGGGCTGGCCACGTTCGTCTACTTCCGCTGGCAGCGGAACCGGGCGCTCGCGATGCGCCGCACGTACGAGCAGCAAAAGTTCGCCCTGACGCGCGTCCATCAACCCACCGCCGGTACGTTGGCGACCGTGCCGGCCGCACCAGTTGGCCCTGCCAGTCACGGCAACCCGGCAGATACGACGGGCGATGGGCTAAAGAACGGTTCCGTCCCGTTCGCGGCGTACGCACAGGTACGGGAGGGGCGGGCTACCGGACAGGGGAACTGGGCAAACTGTGTTCCAAATAATGAACCTAATTAACGCGCACCCGGTGGCCAGTTTATTTGTGGCCGCAGATTCCGCTTATCCTTttacgttctttttttttgctctctttttCGGTGGACGCGCAACAGGGACCGACCCTGGGACAGTCGACACCAATCAAGGGCGACCCGGCGACGATGAGCGGTGGCCCTGGCGAGGAATCGACACAGCGGACCACAACAACGACCCAACCGCGGTATTCGTTTATTTGAACGGAATGTCCGGCCCTCATACCGCGGCACCTACGCGTCACttgtttgttattttcgtTGCATTGCTGCCGATGTTTTGTGGACCGTTTTTAACCTATTTTTAAGACCGTAACCAGGAACCCAACCGCAGCACGCAGCCCAAACAGAGCGCACCGCAGCCAATCAACCCCCTCAACTCAATTGCGCCACTTAGCAGTGTCCttttccgctctctctctttctcaaattgaattgaatattCAAAGGTCAACACTTCAGGTCACCAGCTGGGACATCAACACGATCGCCCCAGGCAAAGTGGCAAATAAGCATAAAAGTATTGAACCCAATTTTTTGCGTTCTGAGACCCCCAATAGTAGACCCTTTCTTGCTTCAGATTTGAATGTAATTTGTACTCAGTGAAACTGTGGCCAACAATAGGGTCCTTTTGCATTTAAGTTCTGTAAGCTCATGTTATGTCATGAAAGGGACTGATCGGATCGGAGATCGTTCTGTTGAACTGAAAGcttgaagttgaagttgaagaagCTTCAAAGACTCACCCTGTGCCGAACcagtttgattgaaaatggccaaaaacatTCGTTTCCGTTAATATTAGTCTAGTACAGAGAAGGAGTTGTTACAATAAAATGCATTTTGAGGAACAGTTTTAAACACACGTTCATTTGGCGCGTTCGTCAGGTTCTCCTAGTTTTCGGCCTGCGCTGAGCGGTCGATCGTCGCCTCAATCCAGTCGCCGTATGCCGCAACGTCGGTGCAAACGATCGGCCCAACGCCACAGTTCCACGGTCCGTACGAGATCAGTCCAACCGCTACGAGCCTGCCCTGTCggatcgccaccaccggtccaCCGGAGTCTCCCTGACACGCGCTGGTCCGCGGACCCCCCACACAAACCGCCCCGACGGATAGGGCGCGGCTACAGTTCTCCCTCCCCACGACGCGCCCTTCAACAACCTGCAGAACGTCGGGCAATCGATCGTCGGCATCGATCTTTCCGAACCCCAGCACGAAAACGCTGTCCCCCGGACTGGCAACCGTTTCCGCGTTGGCCAGCGGTACGGTCGCCACACTCTGCCGCCCGTCCACCGAGAACGGCTCGTCCACCTCCGCTAGTGCTATATCGTACGGGCCGGTCTGCCCCCCGAACGCGTACATTTCGTGCGCCCAAAAGCGAACCACCGGTCGCCGCTGTCCGCCGTGCCTATCGTCACGCCGGATCGTACCGGCCAGCACCTGAAGCTCGCTTGACCGCCACGGGTTGCAGTGAGCCGCCGTTAGCACCCACCGGGGCCGTATCAAGGCGCCGCCGCATTCGCACAGGTAGCTGATGACGTAGTGGCGTTGAAGCTGCACCATGAACGGGAAGGCGCCCGGTTTCGCGGCACTGCCTTCGCCCCGGGTATCTGGTAGGATGATGACAAAATAGGAACACAAATCAACTGCTGAATCAACATTGAGCCGCTCGCCAAACACCGAACTGATGCCGTGAACCACCGCAATCCCGAGACCGAAAATCGGAACGAAAGTCGTCAGCGCTGCAATCCTCATACTGCCGCGGTGCGCCCTCAAGAACAGACTGTGTGCCGAGCATAGCGACCTCTTGACGATGGAGCCGCGATTAAGTTTGCCGCCAAAACCTAATTAGCTGAAATTCGAAAAGCCTCCCGCCAAAGCTGTTCGGCATCTGGGTCTCTTCAAGTTGCCGCAAGCGGTCGTCGGCGTGTGAGGCTCGcaatttggtttgtttttatttcgtccaCCGTGTGTAATACAATAGCAAGAAACTACTTGGATCCCATCTCGTGCCGAAGCTAGGGTTATACACCTTTACAATACCTGTCGCTACTCATACACGTATCTAAAAATGGACGAGGTCCGAAACTGACGAAGCCGTCGTTGCCGCTTCCGAGAGGCTGATGCTGCAAATCGAATGCATAAGAGTAGACGAACGAAGCCCCCAAAGTCTTCTTAGGCCGTCGAGGGGAATTTGTATTGAAAGAGATTACATGAGGGTCGTTTTATTTGAATCAAATCACAAAACTTTATCTCCTTCTGAAAGCTGCACCTTCTTTCCGCACCGAACGTCTTTCAGTCCGCAGTCACATCGTCAATGGGATAGAAGCGTTTGTTGCCATAGTCGATTATACACGAGGGCATCAATTGATGTAGCCGTTCGGCAACACAATCAGACGACGTCCAGTTCTTGAGGAACAATCTCTTCAGCAAAGGGAACTTTTCCGGTATGCAGCCAATATAATTGTCCGTTATCTTCAATAGTTGAAGATGTAGCGGTTGGCCATGAAAGAAATGTGatgaatttatttgattaaacATATCTTGGTTGccccctctttctctctctctctctctctctctgtgataTAATATACACTTACCGATCTACGGGCTATTGTCAAGAACCGAACCTTGTTACGATGAATGGAACGAATTTTAATATTGTCCGATATTTTAAGTTCCTGCAAATGTACCAATCTATCAAATCGGACAGAGTCATCTGCTGGTGAAGGCTGGTAAATGAAATCAAAAGAATTGAATTAGCGCATTTGTTGCAATGAGGGTCTACCACCAACGTTCCAAATTACCCCATTATCGAAGTCTACTTTTAAGCATCGAAGATTAGAAAACCTCTCGCAGATGAACTGAAATTTAACGCAAGGTATGCGTTCCTTGATTAGCAGACAGCTCAATTGTGGAACAACTTCGACGAGGTTCTCGAGCAGTACTCGATGAGGattcattttcaattcaacAGATTCTAGCGACGTCATAACTCCACGAAGAacatttctttccacttttccTTCCAATGTAAGGTGCTGTAAAAATAACATATTTAGTAAAATATTCCTTTTTGCCTTTCATTTGCTTACCTTCAGCTTACTCAGCTGctccaaggactccaaaaatCCTTCGTTCGGATCATTTAGAGAAAGCTCTAGATGTGTCAGCTCAGGACAGTGTTGACTTATAGATTCAACCCATTCTACCGAAATAATCATACCGGAGATGGACAGCCGGCGAAGGAAGGGGTGTCTTCGAATAAAAGCACCACCTAAGCGTGAAAGCATCCCTTGGTCTCTAATATGAAAAGTCCATTGCATTACGCCCAATTTAAAATCCTCTACAAGTGGAAACGTTAGCTCAAGAACagaatgcaaatattttccttcTATATACTCCACACGAGCGAGTTTCAACTGTCCACTCAGTACTTTCCATGCGTCCAGTTCCACATTTGTCCTGCAGTTCATCTTAAGATACTGTAAATTTAGAATATTCGTACGGAAGAAACTAAACAGCTGTCGCCGATTTGGGCTCTTTAGCTCCTGTAAAAGCCGGAAAGGCGCCCAAGTTCCGCTGTATATATGGTCATTTATATAACCAATCGACAACCGTTGTAGTTCGGGAGCTTCCAACAGAACCTGTCTTAATTCCTGAGAAGAAATACTAGTTTGAATCACCAACATTCGGACGTGTGGCTTTATCGTGTGCAGTAACAGTACTAAGCTTTCAATCTTAACATCGTACTCCCGCGGTTGACGAACGTTGCGATAGTTCCTTTTgg
Coding sequences within it:
- the LOC128268284 gene encoding uncharacterized protein LOC128268284 produces the protein MPSAVSCCSFSSGEPDRADGHRYPYGSDSANVTEKHYGCYKAGIFFALAIILLLLVGCVPVFLLAANSNLMLLILLVTLAVIGLATFVYFRWQRNRALAMRRTYEQQKFALTRVHQPTAGTLATVPAAPVGPASHGNPADTTGDGLKNGSVPFAAYAQGPTLGQSTPIKGDPATMSGGPGEESTQRTTTTTQPRYSFI
- the LOC128277436 gene encoding lectizyme-like — encoded protein: MKNTRGEGSAAKPGAFPFMVQLQRHYVISYLCECGGALIRPRWVLTAAHCNPWRSSELQVLAGTIRRDDRHGGQRRPVVRFWAHEMYAFGGQTGPYDIALAEVDEPFSVDGRQSVATVPLANAETVASPGDSVFVLGFGKIDADDRLPDVLQVVEGRVVGRENCSRALSVGAVCVGGPRTSACQGDSGGPVVAIRQGRLVAVGLISYGPWNCGVGPIVCTDVAAYGDWIEATIDRSAQAEN